The Mytilus trossulus isolate FHL-02 chromosome 3, PNRI_Mtr1.1.1.hap1, whole genome shotgun sequence genome contains a region encoding:
- the LOC134712119 gene encoding uncharacterized protein LOC134712119 — MDSQHGHGDNPDSRTRVLTDSGLELYNANIRTHLKKIELVQTEIELCLERFSTTNSEDYETVLKIQKTLNLCHCKYSLYSEEYLKYLRNTRTEDSLRIAEEHKKEDLKYKDIIERALQQTKVSDRHETSSQFTHRSGAHSRASSNSSSVALRKRAKAEAAQVKLEFALKEAEMQKQKAYIEQQEKILKAKSNTKKAELAAEIELLNYKKEAAAATAEADALEEYDQNVNGSKKSELLLSKTVFERTNQYVEQQVLQVKDVKLTPDVNIVPRDPFTNPISGDAVNRHSHMPTPKPSQPKYDVPSVSMLSAGCNDNDINTQVQEHALNPNAPKFQPDMSTHQNAPQSHPDISMYQNAPQFHPDISTHQNIATDFTRFLLKKDLLLSRLTTYSDKPEMYAVWKASFKNILSELSVTAMEELDLMVKWLGPESTRHANSIRASNIHDPTKGLQRLWERLDERYGSPESVEASLIAKLNNFPKLTQKDNKELYELVDILSEIESIKEDSKYYSLLVYFDSSSGVLPILNKLPYNIQEKWTNKASQYKREKQVTFPPFTFFVKFIRELSQIRNDPSFAYDQTNQSKNLNTTAKSPAYMYKTAISVHKTEVSSSDLDLQKQCLLHNTGHSLNECRGFKAKPFQIRMKFINDNRICYGCCESTKHVKRTCTNAISCNECGSDRHPGALHINHSNTSNDSIDQNNNESSLPVHGGEEEVETKCTEICGTSFHSRSCAKILPVRVFRHGQYENLKLYVILDDQSNHSLASPLFFDTFGVHGTSEEYVLSSCSGRVKMSGRRASGFVVESLDGQVQLELPTVIECGNLPHNREEIPTPDIAIKHDYLKKMADHLSPLDPDCEIMLLIGRDMTEAHHVLEQIIGPRNAPFAQKLPLGWVVIGNMCLDRINTPDDVNAYLTHIAPDCQASILQPCAYNHDDHESFGCCIDNFGVSQTKDNTHKSAIFERTVQDNKSILSIEGRQFSTLKKTDLQKDKEGNWCSPLSSRTPRRRIPNNRAMVLHRAESFEKSFQKDPLKQEHIVTFMQKEFHYRQEWETRQNSLTPLENVKIRRLFVGTSISIRDASKAELHKFFDVSEQAIAALATLIGSDGIFRKVCVRVIREGKPVVYTRPVTELVLLFSE; from the coding sequence ATGGATTCACAACATGGACATGGTGATAACCCAGATTCAAGAACACGTGTTCTTACAGATAGTGGACTGGAGCTTTATAATGCTAACATTAGAACTCACTTAAAGAAGATAGAACTTGTTCAAACAGAAATAGAACTTTGCCTTGAAAGATTTTCGACAACAAATTCAGAAGACTATGAGACagtgttaaaaattcaaaaaactttaaatttgtgtCATTGTAAATACAGTCTCTATTCAGAGGAGTACTTGAAATATTTAAGGAACACACGTACAGAGGACAGTCTCAGGATAGCTGAAGAacacaaaaaagaagatttaaagTACAAAGACATTATTGAACGTGCACTTCAGCAAACGAAGGTTTCAGACAGACACGAAACTTCTTCTCAGTTCACGCATAGATCTGGAGCACATTCCAGAGCTTCTTCCAACTCGAGCTCTGTTGCCCTTAGAAAACGTGCAAAAGCAGAAGCAGCTCAAGTCAAATTGGAATTTGCCTTGAAAGAAGCTGAAATGCAAAAACAGAAGGCATATATAGAAcaacaagaaaaaatattgaaggcTAAATCAAATACTAAAAAGGCAGAATTAGCAGCTGAAATAGAACTGCTCAACTATAAGAAGGAAGCGGCGGCCGCTACTGCAGAGGCTGATGCACTTGAAGAATATGACCAAAATGTGAATGGTAGTAAAAAGTCTGAACTTCTTCTatcaaaaactgtttttgaAAGAACTAATCAATATGTAGAACAGCAGGTACTTCAAGTAAAAGATGTAAAATTAACCCCAGATGTTAATATTGTACCACGTGATCCGTTCACAAATCCGATATCAGGTGATGCAGTCAATCGACATTCACATATGCCAACACCAAAACCGTCACAGCCAAAATATGATGTGCCGAGTGTAAGCATGTTAAGTGCAGGTTGTAATGATAACGATATAAATACACAAGTTCAAGAACATGCATTGAATCCAAATGCACCTAAATTTCAACCTGACATGAGCACACATCAGAACGCACCTCAATCTCATCCTGATATAAGCATGTATCAGAACGCACCTCAGTTTCATCCTGATATAAGCACACATCAGAATATTGCTACAGATTTCACACGATTTCTTCTAAAGAAAGATTTGCTGTTATCAAGATTAACTACGTACAGTGATAAACCTGAAATGTATGCGGTATGGAAGGCTagtttcaaaaacatattaagTGAACTTTCCGTTACAGCGATGGAAGAGTTGGATCTTATGGTGAAATGGTTAGGTCCTGAATCTACACGGCATGCAAACAGTATTAGAGCATCAAATATTCATGATCCAACGAAAGGATTACAACGTTTATGGGAACGCTTAGATGAACGTTACGGTTCTCCAGAGTCAGTTGAAGCCTCATTAATTgccaaattaaacaattttccGAAATTAACACAGAAAGACAACAAAGAACTGTACGAGTTAGTAGACATTCTTTCTGAAATTGAATCCATTAAGGAAGATTCCAAGTATTATTCACTTTTAGTGTATTTTGACTCCTCGTCAGGAGTTCTCCCTATATTGAATAAACTTCCATACAACATTCAAGAAAAATGGACAAATAAAGCATCTCAAtacaaaagagaaaaacaagTAACCTTTCCaccatttacattttttgtgaaGTTTATTCGTGAATTAAGCCAAATAAGAAACGACCCTAGTTTTGCGTATGACCAGACAAATCAATCTAAAAACTTAAACACAACTGCCAAATCACcagcatacatgtataagacAGCTATTTCAGTTCACAAAACCGAGGTTTCTAGTAGTGACCTTGACTTACAAAAACAATGTCTTTTGCATAATACAGGACACTCATTAAACGAGTGTAGAGGATTCAAAGCAAAACCTTTCCAAATACGTATGAAGTTTATCAATGATAATAGAATTTGTTACGGTTGTTGTGAATCGACAAAACATGTAAAACGAACATGTACTAACGCAATTAGTTGTAATGAATGTGGCAGTGACCGCCACCCTGGAGCATTACATATTAATCACTCTAACACGTCTAACGACTCTATAGAtcagaataataatgaatcaagTTTGCCTGTTCACGGCGGGGAGGAAGAAGTAGAAACTAAGTGCACAGAAATTTGTGGGACATCATTTCATAGTAGATCATGCGCAAAAATATTGCCAGTGAGAGTTTTTAGACATGGACAATATGAGAACTTGAAACTGTACGTTATATTAGACGACCAGAGTAATCACTCATTGGCATCACCATTATTTTTTGACACTTTTGGAGTGCATGGTACATCAGAAGAATATGTATTATCTTCCTGCTCAGGTCGAGTGAAAATGTCAGGACGTAGGGCAAGTGGATTTGTAGTTGAATCATTAGATGGACAAGTTCAGTTGGAATTGCCCACAGTAATAGAATGTGGTAATCTTCCGCATAATAGAGAGGAAATACCCACACCAGATATTGCTATCAAACATGACTATTTGAAAAAGATGGCAGATCACTTGTCTCCACTGGACCCAGATTGTGAAATTATGCTTCTCATTGGAAGGGACATGACAGAAGCACATCATGTTTTAGAACAAATTATTGGACCTCGTAATGCTCCGTTCGCACAAAAACTGCCTCTAGGCTGGGTAGTTATAGGAAACATGTGCTTAGACAGAATAAATACTCCTGATGATGTTAATGCATATCTGACACATATTGCACCAGATTGTCAAGCTTCGATCCTTCAACCATGTGCTTACAATCATGACGATCATGAGTCTTTTGGCTGCTGTATTGATAACTTTGGAGTCTCTCAAACGAAAGACAATACACATAAAAGTGCAATTTTCGAACGCACTGTACAAGACAACAAATCTATATTATCTATAGAAGGTAGACAATTTTCGACATTAAAGAAAACTGATCTTCAGAAGGACAAAGAGGGTAACTGGTGTTCACCTTTATCTTCCCGCACTCCAAGAAGACGTATCCCAAACAACAGAGCAATGGTTTTGCATCGTGCTGAGTCATTTGAGAAAAGTTTTCAGAAAGATCCATTAAAACAAGAACACATAGTTACATTCATGCAGAAAGAGTTTCACTATCGACAAGAATGGGAAACACGCCAAAATTCTTTGACACCACTTGAAAATGTGAAGATCCGTAGACTGTTTGTCGGTACGTCAATTTCAATTCGAGATGCTTCAAAAGCTGAATTACATAAATTTTTCGATGTATCTGAGCAAGCAATTGCAGCATTGGCCACTTTAATCGGTTCTGATGGTATTTTCCGTAAAGTCTGTGTGCGTGTTATCCGGGAAGGAAAACCAGTTGTTTATACACGTCCAGTGACAGAACTTGTACTTTTATTCTCAGAATAG